The genomic region TAAATTACTTGGATTTGTTAAAAGAAACTCTAAATACTTCTCTATTGATGCTGTTAGGTTAATCTATTGTTGTCTAGTCAGATCTACATTAGAATATTGTTCGGTAGTTTGGTCTCCGTACCATCAAATTCATATTGACACTATTGAAAAAGTCCAACATAAGTTCCTAAAATACTGTGCTTATAAAACTCAGACTTATATTGAGAACCATGATTACACTGGGATTGAGCAACGTTTATCATTAGCTCCCCTTAGTGTTAGGCGTGATATTTCGGGAGGTGTCTTTGTTACCTTTAACACGGCCTTTCACAGAACATCCTACAGTAGTAACATGCCTTTAGATAGATATATGTGCTTCCTTAACAGTTTTGAAATGGATCTGTTTAATATAAGCCTGGGCCAACTGAGGAGATCTCTTGCCATGTGATAATTAGGTTTCGTCTTGCAatgttgttgtattttattattgcatttgtgttttgtataattttattgatttgtttcagTTACATTtgtgtacattttatattttatttttctaactgTTATGTTTTGAATATCTTGCCTGGTGATTTTTCAAGCCTTTGCTTttcttatttttactttttatattttaatgaatgattgtacctcatttttttattgtatttttactgttaatggggttttcccgtgggtaaataaataaataaataaaaaaaattccaattTACGGTTCAGTGAACCCgcatgaaacgagtctgtgtactataatacagagtatggcattagtaaatatataaattaaaactatttatatcgcagtatggttagaacgccctctaacggggaagaagtgaaatgaatttcgactcgattcaagttctctgtttaactcaggtatgacaataccaaaaggcaccgttagtaaattggaatattttcctaacagTGCCTTTTGGTATTTGCCATActtgggttaaacagagaacttgaatcgagtcgaaattcatttaatttagaaatattataaatacattttaaaaCACAACACACAGATACCCCTgtcgaaaaaattgaaaaattactgGTCCCTATTTTTCAACTAGAATAtctattttacaatattgaaaattatatTCTTTAAGGGtttgggtacgtattttcggctgcaatgctattcaaatggggatttatttttttcaaatcctgagaaaactaataagtatttttgaaaaatttaaacgcagaatgaaagattacattattgcaAGGACCGAAAGTTTCTGAGAATTTCTGTTTGTATAATATTTCTCTTTGAATataatgtttgttttaataagttacaggggtgaaaaactaagagaaaatgtagtgtgattttttatttcaaatatctcattcaaaagaaactttttatttattctaagggactttcggccctcggtaataatttagtctttcattctgctttaaaacttttcaaaaatacttattggttttttcaggattcgaaaaaaattaatacaatgtccatggtaatattttccaaatctatctttatcttacaacgcactcagtcgaatagaatattgtcagcatattgtcagtcagacactggcAATCAGTGAAAATCTTAAATATTTGATAtaaatcgggaatattttgagttgttaattaaataatattgatatatagtgtatttgataaataattgatttaagacatgaacttaataaaaagttatttattgtgtattatttgtggaagatccaagcagagaatatatcaggataatatattctgtgatccaagtattttgtttttaaagatgttcaaaattgtaagcgttccatagtaacaatatacatattgttaaaaaatcactttaacacttttcctcttttctcaattgaatattagtttttgttgtacacataaattattacaatcaccgaatacatagttagtgaaaaaattatcacatttattaactgaattaataatttacaattatacaaataacagttatccaagaacattcaaaagccatctctttaagttaatgatgacattttcaagtagaatgaaattctagtaatgtttacatatccataccagtgtgaattttactacacataatttgccatgtaaagacagaaaaattagggatagccgtaaaatatttgcgaattatgtaccgatggccttaacaattttttttagaaagaACCATTCTGTACCTCGGAACCATACAACACTATgtccatttttaaaactttacaggagagcagttttaaataattttttaaaatagggGCAAATGGACTTGGTGTTCTTTTAAAGGTCACTATCTCCATTAGCAGTTGGTTTAGGACCTAGTGCTCTATTCCTCTAAATAAAATCATAAAAGTTGATTATTAGTGTGTAAAAGTGTAAAAATGTCAATTCAAAAAAAAGAACATATTGTTGTATGGTTCCGAGGTACAGCATTAAGCAGTAAAAATTTTGATATACAAGAGATGATCCGCATTTTCTTTTAATTTCCCCCAAACAGACCAGTTGAAAAATAGAGCccagtaatttttcgatttttaaatgatttgtgTCCTgggaaaagaaaaatataaacttATAAAGGGAAAATCAGTGCATATAATTTTACCTGTGAAGCCATATAAATCGCTGCAGCAGCTACAGAGATTGGTGATCTTCCAGGTACAATATCCATCTCCACTGCCCTTCTAGCAATGTGTGTAGCAGCCCTTTGCACCATATTTGGTAAACATAAATTAGAACAGAATCTTGACATAAAATCTCCAGTGGTTATAAGATCTACTGATGTTTCTAGAGCCTTCAGTATAAGTTTAAAGCACCGCCCTATTTCTCTTTTACTTATCTTACTTACTGCACAGATTTCTTTGAATGTTCGAGGCACTCCCTCCTGACGACAGGCAATATATAGGCAAGCAGATGCTATCGCATCATTTGAACGACCTAAAAACATATAGAAAGGTAAGTTTTACATATATTATACTGTATTACATCTTAAAAAGTATCTCTTTTCTATTCTAACAGTGGagtacaatatttttatttgtattttcaCCTCTTAACCTGTTTCAAGAATGACTCGAAAGACATCTGTAAAAAGAAAATGTCTTTCGACATCATTTCCATGGAATAggttaaaaaactaaaaaattcttACCTTTAAGGTTTCTACCATCATGTACTTGTTTAAAGAGATTATTGGCTCTGTCCACAATAGTTCTAGGTAAATTGATACGATCAGCCATAGCGTTTATTTCTTTGAAAGCATTAATCAATGCCCTATCAGAACTGTTCATTGTCCTACGATTTTGATACCTAGATACACCAAAAGTATCGAAACTTGCATCACCTAAAACATTAGTCATTAATGTGACATTTCTGTTTTAAATGC from Diabrotica virgifera virgifera chromosome 3, PGI_DIABVI_V3a harbors:
- the LOC114330198 gene encoding transcription initiation factor IIB, with the translated sequence MMASTSRYDANKVCCSSHPDAPLIEDYRAGDQICSECGLVVGDRVIDVGSEWRTFSNDKNGTDPSRVGGPENPLLGGSDLTTIIGPGRGDASFDTFGVSRYQNRRTMNSSDRALINAFKEINAMADRINLPRTIVDRANNLFKQVHDGRNLKGRSNDAIASACLYIACRQEGVPRTFKEICAVSKISKREIGRCFKLILKALETSVDLITTGDFMSRFCSNLCLPNMVQRAATHIARRAVEMDIVPGRSPISVAAAAIYMASQASEDKRSQKEIGDIAGVADVTIRQSYKLMYPHAVNLFPQDFKFATPIEQLPQM